A section of the bacterium genome encodes:
- a CDS encoding carbohydrate ABC transporter permease yields MTFRRLSVYSAAVVIAAWVVFPIVLIALAAFTPREALYAWPRPLWPARFTLATMRTFLESTDVLRSTWNSLQVAGMTIGMAFLISAPAAYALARYRFRGREALQFLVLATKMFPAAILAVPLAVAFIRWGLYDTLFGVALVHTALAVPFVMTMVTGIFVAISYELEEAAMTLGSSRLGAVIRITLPMALPGLAAAGIFTFITSWNEVFAASILTVDHRTLPALILNAVVGSGAGAPLDYRFAGGFFMIVPALVIMLLIRRYLLTLWGVALR; encoded by the coding sequence GTGACATTCCGCCGGCTGAGCGTCTACAGCGCCGCGGTCGTGATCGCGGCGTGGGTGGTCTTTCCGATCGTGCTGATCGCGCTCGCCGCCTTCACGCCCCGGGAGGCGCTCTACGCGTGGCCGCGTCCCCTCTGGCCGGCCCGCTTCACGCTCGCCACCATGCGCACGTTTCTCGAGTCCACCGACGTGCTGCGATCCACCTGGAACAGCCTGCAGGTCGCGGGGATGACGATCGGGATGGCGTTTCTGATCTCCGCCCCCGCGGCGTACGCGCTGGCGCGCTACCGGTTCCGCGGGCGCGAGGCGCTGCAGTTCCTCGTGCTCGCGACGAAGATGTTCCCGGCCGCGATCCTGGCGGTCCCCCTGGCCGTCGCCTTCATCCGATGGGGGCTCTACGACACGCTCTTCGGCGTCGCGCTCGTCCACACGGCGCTGGCCGTGCCGTTCGTGATGACGATGGTGACCGGGATTTTCGTGGCGATCTCCTACGAGCTGGAAGAGGCCGCGATGACCCTGGGGAGCAGCCGGCTCGGCGCGGTGATCCGAATCACGCTGCCCATGGCGCTGCCGGGCCTCGCCGCGGCCGGCATCTTCACGTTCATCACGTCGTGGAACGAGGTGTTCGCGGCGTCCATCCTCACGGTCGACCACCGGACGCTGCCGGCGCTCATCCTCAACGCCGTGGTGGGCAGCGGCGCCGGCGCGCCGCTTGATTACCGGTTCGCCGGCGGCTTTTTCATGATCGTCCCGGCGCTGGTGATCATGCTGCTCATCCGCCGCTACCTGCTGACGCTGTGGGGGGTCGCGCTGCGCTGA
- a CDS encoding ABC transporter ATP-binding protein → MAEVRLEHLRKTYGKVTAIDDVSLAVDDGEFLVLLGPSGCGKTTVLRAVAGLEELDRGRIFIGGRDVTRLPPGRRRIAMVFQSYAVFPHLRVYDNIVFGLRMAREPAAEQRRRAQDAAELLQIQDLLDRYPAQLSGGQRQRVAVARAIVMRPDVLLMDEPLSNLDALLRLHMRTELKRIHRELRATTIYVTHDQVEALSLGQRIAVMYAGRIVQHDTPLRVYDAPASRLVGAFIGNPPMNFLEGLAQATGGGTALVVSGQPLELPGRAAAWLAAHAPDAVLAGIRPEHIAVSLGPVPGAIAAAVVAVESLGAQGLLTAAVGGQILKITVPVDFHGDPGQPVWLRIDGSRVRLMDARTGDAISA, encoded by the coding sequence ATGGCGGAGGTCCGGCTCGAGCACCTGCGCAAGACCTACGGGAAGGTAACCGCCATCGACGATGTGTCGCTCGCGGTCGACGACGGGGAGTTTCTGGTCCTGCTCGGCCCGTCCGGATGCGGCAAGACGACGGTGTTGCGGGCCGTGGCCGGCCTCGAGGAACTCGACCGGGGCCGAATTTTCATCGGCGGCCGCGACGTCACCCGGCTCCCGCCGGGCCGGCGCCGGATCGCGATGGTGTTTCAGTCCTACGCGGTCTTCCCGCACCTCCGCGTCTACGACAACATCGTCTTCGGGCTGCGCATGGCGCGGGAGCCGGCCGCCGAGCAGCGCCGGCGCGCCCAGGATGCCGCGGAGTTGCTGCAGATTCAGGATCTGCTCGACCGGTATCCCGCCCAGCTGTCCGGAGGCCAGCGGCAGCGCGTCGCGGTGGCGCGGGCGATCGTGATGCGGCCGGACGTCCTCCTGATGGACGAGCCGCTCAGCAACCTGGACGCGCTGCTGCGGCTGCACATGCGAACGGAGCTCAAGCGCATCCACCGCGAGCTGCGGGCGACGACGATCTACGTCACCCACGATCAGGTCGAAGCGCTGAGCCTCGGCCAGCGCATCGCGGTCATGTACGCCGGCCGGATCGTGCAGCACGATACCCCGTTGCGGGTCTACGATGCGCCCGCCAGCCGGCTGGTCGGCGCGTTCATCGGCAATCCGCCCATGAACTTTCTCGAGGGACTCGCGCAGGCGACCGGCGGCGGAACCGCCCTGGTCGTGTCCGGACAGCCGCTCGAGCTGCCCGGCCGGGCCGCGGCGTGGCTCGCGGCGCACGCGCCCGACGCGGTGCTCGCCGGCATCCGGCCGGAGCACATCGCCGTGTCGCTCGGCCCCGTGCCGGGGGCCATCGCCGCCGCGGTGGTCGCGGTCGAGTCCCTCGGCGCCCAGGGCCTGCTCACGGCGGCGGTCGGCGGGCAGATTCTGAAGATCACCGTGCCCGTGGACTTTCACGGCGACCCGGGACAACCGGTCTGGCTCCGCATCGACGGGTCGCGGGTCCGGCTCATGGACGCGCGGACCGGCGACGCGATCTCGGCGTAG